The window ATGGTGCTGGAATCCGAAAATGTGGCGATGAATGCGCTGGTGCACACGACGTATGATGCGAATAATGCGGATGGCATTGAATTCGGCAACAGCCAAAACGTCATGGTATTCAATAACTTTTTTGATACAGGTGATGACAGCGTAAACTTTGCGGCAGGGTACGGTGCCGAGGTGGCGACGCTGGGGCAAAAAGCGCAGAGCGGGGCCTGGATCTTCAATAACTACTTCCGCCGCGGACACGGCGCGGTGGTCACGGGTAGCCATACCGGTGCCTGGATTGAAAAAATTGTTGCTGAAGATAACGTCATGAATAAGACGGATGTTGGCTTGCGCATGAAGAGTCGACCCTATTATGGTGGCGGCTCGCGTGACGTGGTATTCCGTAATAACGCGATGCGTGATATTGTCAACGAGCCGTTCGTTTTCACTATCAAATATAAAGCGGACGTGAACGATACCCAGCCTGCGGCTGAACCTGCACAATTCCGTGATGTGACTGTATCCAACGTCACGATTGATGGCTCAGCGAAGAAAAACAGCATTCTGGTCGATGGGATGACCATCGCTGAGATGGCTGATGCGTATAAGTTCTCTTTTGAACGTGATGCCTATCATCAAGGCTTGCATTTTGAGAATGTAAAATTCAGAAGTGTAAAAGCCACGGACATTACGTTCCTGAAGAACAGTGACTTTAAAAATGTCATTTTTGAGAATGTACCGGGAGCCTGGAATTTCGGTCATATTGAAAATATCAGGCTCGAAGACCGTGTAAATAATGATGCCGCGCTGACGACCAGCGGTGATGAAACCATCACCCGGGAAGCCGCAACGGAATAAGGCATTTTCCCCACGCCCATCGGCGTGGGGAGTATTATGGATGATTATCTATGGCACGATTGCAAGCTTTCAAAGAACCGTCTTTTAATTCGTTGGTTGCGACTTTTCGGTCACTGCCCGCGCCGCTGATCCGACGTATCGTGTTGGGGCTGATTTTACTGCTGATTTGCCAGCAGTTGGCCGTCTTGACCTGGCGCTTTCTCCTTCCTGAAGATTCACGCATTGTTGGCGTGTCGGTGACGCCTGCCCAGGCGAAAGAAAAACCCGTGACGCCCGGCGACTTTACCCTGTTTGGCCATGCTCCTGATGCGGATGCTGCCGCGGCTAACGATGCCGCGCTATCTGGTGATATACCGCTGACATCGTTAAATATCAGTCTGACAGGGGTTCTGGCGAGTGAAGATGCTAAGCGTTCGATTGCCATCATCGCTAAAGATAGTCAGCAATACAGCCGCAACGTCGGCGATGCCATTCCGGGCTATGAAGCCAAAATTGTGACTATCTCTGCCGATCGTGTTGTGATCCAGTATCAGGGGCGCTATGAAGCGCTGCATTTGTATCAGGAAGAAAACACCGCCGATGCACCGTCGTCTTCTGGCGCATTTAGTCAGGTGAAAGAGGAAATACAAAAAAATCCCCTCTCGGCGCAGGATTACCTCACCATTTCTCCCGTCACGGAAGAAGAAGTACTGAAAGGATATCAGTTAAACCCCGGCAAAAAACCCGATCTTTTCTACCGCGCAGGCTTGCAGGACAACGATCTCGCAGTGTCATTAAACGGCATGGATTTACGCGATGCAGGTCAGGCACAGCAGGCGATGGCGCAACTGGCAGGGATGAGCAAATTTAATTTGACCGTTGAGCGTGATGGTCAACAGCAGGATATATATCTGGCATTGGATGGAGACCACTAATTTGTTTAGCAAGGGACAGGGATTTTTTAAGCCTCAGGTTTTTTCAAAACATAAAAACCAATGGCTTGGTCATGTACGCCGTAAGAGCATGTTATTACTCAGCGGGAGCGTTTTGCTGATGGCGTCATCATTGGCGTGGAGCGCCGAATTCTCCGCCAGTTTTAAGGGCACGGATATTCAGGAGTTTATCAACACCGTCAGTAAGAATTTGAATAAGACGGTCATTATCGATCCGTCGGTCAGCGGAACGATCACCGTACGCAGCTATGACATGATGAACGAAGAACAGTATTATCAGTTCTTCCTGAGCGTGCTGGATGTCTATGGATTTACCGTTATTCCGATGGATAACAACGTCCTGAAAATCATTCGCTCGAAGGATGCGAAATCGACGTCTATGCCGCTGGCGACTGACGATCAGCCAGGCATTGGCGATGAAGTGGTGACGCGCGTCGTGCCGGTGAACAATGTCGCTGCCCGCGATTTGGCGCCGCTGCTACGCCAGTTGAACGATAACGCTGGCGCCGGGAGCGTGGTGCATTACGAACCGTCGAACGTGCTGCTGATGACCGGCCGCGCGGGGGTGATCAAAAGGTTGATGACGATTGTTGAACGGGTTGATCAGACGGGCGATCGGAATGTGACCAGCATACCGCTGTCTTACGCTTCCTCGACGGAAGTGGTGAAAATGGTGAATGAGCTGAACAAGATGGATGAGAAATCCGCCTTGCCCGGCATGTTGACCGCCAACGTGGTGGCT is drawn from Pectobacterium aroidearum and contains these coding sequences:
- the gspC gene encoding type II secretion system protein GspC, coding for MARLQAFKEPSFNSLVATFRSLPAPLIRRIVLGLILLLICQQLAVLTWRFLLPEDSRIVGVSVTPAQAKEKPVTPGDFTLFGHAPDADAAAANDAALSGDIPLTSLNISLTGVLASEDAKRSIAIIAKDSQQYSRNVGDAIPGYEAKIVTISADRVVIQYQGRYEALHLYQEENTADAPSSSGAFSQVKEEIQKNPLSAQDYLTISPVTEEEVLKGYQLNPGKKPDLFYRAGLQDNDLAVSLNGMDLRDAGQAQQAMAQLAGMSKFNLTVERDGQQQDIYLALDGDH